In Hyla sarda isolate aHylSar1 chromosome 9, aHylSar1.hap1, whole genome shotgun sequence, the following proteins share a genomic window:
- the NAIF1 gene encoding nuclear apoptosis-inducing factor 1, with product MFLAAPTYAIYVLRPIPHRSAGPMATPAKKRKTNFSEQEVEIIMEEMEKHKHILINHYNAGVPLLTKSNAWYDVLKRVNAISTCHRELAEVKKKWSDLKTEVRRKMSQARATVEGEGDVSAPPILLTPLQQRICNLLGESAILSLPTQECPTEIPTQVSISSPGTVTLTQINAEGTYHTLEENVVEYCTTETPNTVTSETPVEIISPSAEVTGKPQELKNRIALNSARLLQEQRVTNLHVKEIAQHLEQQNDILQMIRRSQEIQASAQERQAQAMEGTQAALSALIQVLRPMIKDVRKFLQSRTVESAAASEAGDPGPQNGQSNSISQ from the exons ATGTTTCTTGCCGCCCCTACTTACGCAATTTACGTATTGCGGCCTATTCCACATCGCTCAGCGGGGCCGATGGCTACGCCAGCCAAGAAGAGAAAGACGAATTTCTCAGAGCAGGAGGTGGAAATTATCATGGAGGAAATGGAGAAACATAAGCACATCCTGATTAACCATTACAACGCCGGAGTGCCCCTGCTGACCAAAAGCAACGCCTGGTACGACGTCTTGAAGCGCGTCAACGCCATCAGCACGTGCCACCGCGAGCTGGCTGAGGTGAAGAAGAAGTGGTCCGACCTGAAGACAGAGGTGCGACGGAAGATGTCCCAGGCCCGCGCCACGGTGGAAGGCGAAGGGGACGTCAGCGCTCCGCCGATTCTGCTCACCCCGCTGCAACAGCGAATATGTAATTTATTGGGCGAAAGCGCCATCCTCAGCTTACCCACCCAGGAATGCCCAACTGAAATACCCACCCAGGTGTCCATCAGTTCACCCGGCACCGTTACCTTGACACAAA TTAACGCAGAAGGAACCTATCACACCTTGGAGGAAAACGTAGTGGAATATTGCACGACCGAGACCCCCAATACAGTCACCTCTGAGACTCCCGTAGAAATAATCTCTCCTTCCGCAGAAGTCACGGGAAAACCTCAAGAACTGAAGAATCGAATCGCTCTCAACTCGGCCCGGCTCTTGCAAGAACAGAGAGTGACTAACCTGCATGTGAAGGAGATCGCCCAACACTTGGAGCAGCAGAACGACATCTTGCAGATGATCCGCAGGTCGCAGGAAATCCAGGCCAGCGCCCAAGAAAGGCAAGCCCAGGCTATGGAGGGGACCCAGGCGGCACTGAGTGCCCTCATACAGGTGTTACGACCAATGATCAAAGATGTCCGCAAGTTCCTGCAAAGCCGGACAGTCGAATCGGCAGCTGCCAGTGAAGCCGGCGACCCCGGGCCCCAGAATGGGCAGTCAAATTCTATCAGCCAGTGA